Proteins co-encoded in one Theileria equi strain WA chromosome 3, complete sequence genomic window:
- a CDS encoding myosin a tail domain interacting protein, putative (encoded by transcript BEWA_002730A) — MLVEGCLGSCYNDLPQPEFVLSPEDSELNYFLWMPGFKYQPTLQKKLTTLKSMSSNSDSTIEDVLEELIEVDEMQSKFNSRASNGFLSVHEAGMLARELGAVPSMGDLLEFETTFGNAVNFEQFKELCAVSMYSKENAEYILGILEQFAMGKSELQWKKLEYILTNYGEPLTDAEMAQVAKVLPLANNAVDCKKMAELVA, encoded by the exons ATGTTGGTCGAAGGGTGTTTGGGTAGTTGCTACAATGACTTGCCTCAGCCAGAGTTTGTTCTCTCGCCGGAGGACTCTGAGCTCAACTACTTTTTGTGGATGCCAGGGTTCAAGTACCAGCCCACTCTGCAAAAGAAGTTGACTACGCTCAAGTCCATGAGTTCAAATTCTGACAGTACAATTGAAGACGTTCTAGAAGAACTG ATTGAGGTTGATGAGATGCAGAGCAAATTCAATTCTAGGGCCTCGAATGGATTTTTGAGTGTGCATGAAGCAGGAATGTTGGCAAGGGAGTTGGGTGCCGTGCCGTCCATGGGCGATTTGCTCGAATTTGAAACTACTTTTGGAAATGCAGTGAACTTTGAACAGTTTAAGGAATTGTGTGCAGTGTCCATGTACTCGAAGGAGAATGCAGAATATATCTTGGGGATCCTCGAACAGTTTGCAATG GGCAAGAGTGAGCTTCAATGGAAGAAACTCGAGTACATTTTAACAAACTATGGAGAGCCTCTGACCGATGCAGAAATGGCTCAGGTCGCCAAGGTGTTACCACTTGCCAATAATGCTGTCGATTGTAAAAAAATGGCCGAATTGGTGGCCTGA
- a CDS encoding hypothetical protein (encoded by transcript BEWA_002740A), which yields MDEICVKIERRGGKVRSTHSLRVSALHTVPHILLSFLANKMTFTALPTMDSEAPLLNDFASYDYGKEASDGKLLKSLTFLAGCSLCLVSALNVLNIFSVLSPSLYLLNFIQGILGFTVIILEGDQYSFLEPYGNMIDTYLKILNLNIGKAIFFYFIALQSFTLTSLSVLYLPEALAWAGIATVLLVGSTKKF from the exons ATGGACGAAATTTGTGTAAAAATAGAGCGCAGAGGTGGAAAAGTGCGTAGCACTCATTCTCTGCGCGTTTCTGCTCTCCACACAGTGCCACACATTTTACTCTCATTTTTAGCCAACAAAATGACCTTCACCGCGCTACCTACGATGGACAGTGAAGCTCCACTTTTGAATGACTTTGCCAGTTACGACTATGGCAAAGAAGCGTCAG ACGGAAAACTTTTAAAGAGCTTGACTTTTCTAGCCGGATGCTCACTTTGCCTTGTCAGTGCACTCAATGTCTTGAATATCTTTTCTGTACTCTCACCCTCGCTCTACCTACTCAACTTTATTCAAGG AATCCTTGGATTTACAGTAATAATTCTCGAGGGAGATCAATACTCCTTTTTGGAGCCATATGGAAACATGATTGACACGTACTTGAAGATCCTAAACCTTAACATTGGAAAGGCAATCTTCTTTTACTTTATTGCATTGCAATCATTCACTCTCACTTCTCTCTCTGTTTTGTATCTGCCCGAGGCACTTGCATGGGCTGGAATTGCTACTGTGTTGTTAGTAGGATCCACGAAAAAGTTTTAA
- a CDS encoding hypothetical protein (encoded by transcript BEWA_002720A): MNNDLVLELNARCGEGKDKCNCIDKPPGITARKELDVPEKGFIKITHNNGNTFTLSGQLKNGDQIRVRGKIGRPIQNVTEVSVYYWAGNDKEPILLGVTTGGGSGTTTRYCRIKGSALWVSGLVQDKTELEALDQQNCHNNDAVVFNIQDSQSGSFTGDSKSYCTRVTRNITESTSYPPPGSDYVTTVYIIKGIDTKIARVTYKSQSTDIPPINFPVDVIALYSYPSAMNVPLMLELKPPGNGNSKWFYSQTSDGTSWIEEGGGDTFYDRDNDPKPTAKLSEKLDEVLCKQYDNVTLNLTKNHSDTHARAKTKYCCNEHKGEECRISLQEGNITVAGKQMTEYYKHSISGSAVAGIYYKDGGQRKKIALLGSPFPISVKSVYAFYCKGEEPSLIYVDSTNGMVRGWYKRDNGEWKWNSKLSVIKSTDLSNLSCAKWKRLKKVLEECNCNGLPDCSYSDNTKEVSEEKQLAEEEEEAKRKRAVAQKLIPVAVSGPSSNNGSYAGHSDASESGGRDNCGDEPGSSSSSSILSSPKGSPDSSTPVVSNSGTGGVTIKLDRTSYSMNLNGGETIDVTPYYDSKIIGYNAFKHTYSHGIKFTIRDFTLGDRKQIFFPGVTPAEEVKSVIVYFLSCRNNVSTTKVPLLVYINGDYGKRHNWYTRRDVGKKWVDISNELKDRPPHKANSLQITLQNIAKHLGISCKEDWKGPVSTSQNNDINEVIDLGTNGLQNNDIGGAIPPLMPAMNHLNLGIPVKQIDNKIIGPLGQISNKLTATTKYTPSSGQLASPAPPATEELQASNPKVGPPAEDPSQAATSGSSSTPSPLGAETTPASQTPSTSTLGATTVPEVELSLQTPPPAAPKATEERDPEKAPVVGLLTSGSALAGYAFSGTLAGAGGLTGFDSSADVFPPPLVFASSIGNAEIVGKLLKSGANVNIGDSQGWTSLHCASEYGHLEIVKMLIEYGADSKLKIQENNAYHLAIWNGHADIAEFLKDYTDDTDQVNFVHYSQGLETDAKAESFPVIDNLDEKEAERIKDEITRTKDFGGNMVKAGDFVGATEAYSKALSMCPGNPEFDQLRSILFSNRSHMYLKRNEAKKALEDAKEAVKIQPNWSKGYIRLANAYRDLNEPVDYLHNLFQAYVRDSENTELRNRFQSEFKRYKK; encoded by the exons atgaacAATGACTTGGTACTAGAGCTAAACGCTAGATGTGGAGAAGGTAAGGACAAATGTAATTGTATTGACAAACCTCCTGGCATAACCGCTAGAAAGGAACTAGATGTGCCAGAAAAAGGTTTCATTAAGATTACTCATAACAATGGAAATACTTTTACTCTAAGTGGACAactcaaaaatggagatcAGATAAGAGTGAGAGGTAAAATAGGAAGACCCATACAAAATGTTACGGAGGTTTCTGTTTATTACTGGGCTGGAAATGACAAAGAACCTATCCTACTTGGAGTTACCACTGGGGGTGGTAGTGGTACAACTACACGTTACTGTAGAATTAAAGGTAGTGCACTTTGGGTATCTGGTCTAGTACAAGATAAAACTGAATTAGAGGCACTAGATCAACAAAATTGCCACAACAACGATGCCGTTGTATTTAATATACAGGATTCTCAGTCCGGTTCTTTCACCGGTGATTCTAAATCTTACTGTACAAGAGTAACCAGAAATATAACGGAATCTACTTCTTATCCTCCTCCTGGCAGTGACTACGTTACTACAGTATATATCATTAAAGGTATTGACACAAAAATTGCCAGAGTTACATATAAGAGCCAATCCACTGATATACCTCCTATTAATTTTCCGGTCGATGTGATAGCACTCTACTCGTATCCAAGTGCTATGAATGTGCCTTTAATGCTTGAGCTCAAACCACCTGGTAATGGAAATTCTAAATGGTTCTATAGTCAGACATCGGATGGTACTAGCTGGATAGAAGAGGGTGGCGGAGATACTTTCTATGATAGAGACAATGATCCAAAGCCTACTGCAAAACTCTCTGAAAAACTCGACGAAGTGTTATGCAAACAATACGATAACGTTACCCTAAATCTTACCAAAAACCACTCAGATACTCATGCTAGAGCGAAAACTAAGTATTGTTGCAATGAGCATAAAGGCGAGGAATGTAGAATTTCTCTCCAGGAAGGGAATATCACGGTAGCTGGCAAGCAAATGACTGAGTACTACAAACATTCCATTAGTGGATCGGCAGTAGCTGGTATCTATTACAAAGATGGCGgtcaaaggaagaagatagCACTTTTAGGATCACCATTTCCAATCTCCGTAAAGAGTGTCTATGCCTTTTACTGTAAAGGGGAGGAACCCTCGCTCATTTACGTTGACAGCACTAATGGTATGGTTAGAGGTTGGTACAAAAGAGAcaatggtgaatggaaatGGAACTCTAAACTCAGTGTTATAAAATCCACTGACTTGAGCAATCTCAGTTGTGCGAAGTGGAAGAGGCTTAAAAAGGTACTGGAAGAGTGTAATTGTAATGGACTGCCAGACTGTTCTTATAGCGATAATACAAAAGAGGTTTCAGAGGAAAAACAACTAGcagaagaagaggaagaagcaaAAAGGAAACGAGCTGTAGCTCAAAAACTTATTCCTGTTGCTGTCTCTGGACCCTCCTCAAATAATGGAAGCTATGCTGGTCATAGTGATGCTTCTGAAAGTGGTGGTCGAGACAATTGTGGAGATGAACCAGGATCTTCTAGTAGCAGTTCTATTTTATCCTCACCTAAAGGATCACCTGACTCATCTACTCCTGTTGTTAGTAATAGTGGAACTGGAGGAGTTACTATTAAGCTTGATAGAACTTCCTACTCTATGAATCTTAATGGTGGAGAAACGATAGATGTTACTCCATATTACGATTCTAAAATAATCGGCTATAATGCGTTTAAACACACTTATAGTCATGGAATAAAATTTACCATAAGAGACTTTACACTTGGAGATAGGAAGcaaatattttttccaGGAGTTACACCCGCGGAAGAGGTTAAGAGTGTAATAGTATACTTTCTATCTTGTAGAAATAATGTTAGCACCACTAAAGTTCCACTTCTTGTCTACATAAATGGTGACTATGGAAAGCGCCACAACTGGTATACTAGAAGAGATGTTGGTAAAAAATGGGTGGATATTTCCAATGAGCTCAAGGACAGACCTCCACACAAGGCCAATAGTCTCCAGATTACTCTACAAAACATAGCAAAACACCTGGGAATTTCTTGCAAGGAAGATTGGAAAGGACCGGTGTCCACATCTCAAAATAATGATATTAACGAAGTTATCGATCTAGGAACCAATGGATTACAGAATAATGATATTGGAGGTGCAATTCCTCCACTTATGCCAGCTATGAACCATCTAAATCTCGGAATACCTGTAAAACAAATTGATAATAAAATTATCGGTCCTCTAGGACAGATATCAAATAAACTCACAGCAACTACTAAATACACACCCTCTTCTGGCCAACTTGCTAGTCCTGCCCCTCCTGCTACTGAAGAACTTCAAGCTTCTAATCCTAAAGTTGGTCCTCCTGCTGAAGACCCTTCTCAAGCTGCTACTTCTGGTAGCAGTTCTACTCCATCTCCACTAGGTGCTGAAACGACTCCTGCTTCTCAAACTCCTTCTACTTCTACTCTTGGAGCTACTACTGTTCCTGAGGTTGAACTTTCTCTTCAAACTCCTCCTCCTGCTGCTCCTAAAGCTACTGAAGAACGTGATCCTGAAAAAGCTCCTGTTGTTGGACTTCTTACTAGTGGCTCCGCACTAGCTGGATATGCCTTCTCAGGTACTCTcgccggagctggtggtcttactggtTTTG ATTCATCCGCTGATGTTTTCCCGCCTCCACTCGTCTTTGCTTCCAGTATTGGTAATGCTGAAATAGTAGGGAAGCTGCTCAAGAGTGGAGCTAATGTAAACATAGGAGATTCTCAAGGATGGACTTCTTTGCACTGTGCATCCGAATATGGCCATTTGGAAATTGTAAAGATGCTAATTGAATATGGTGCTGATTCTAAATTAAAGATTCAG GAAAATAATGCCTACCACCTCGCGATTTGGAATGGACATGCAGACATTGcagaatttttaaaagatTACACAGATGATACCGATCAAGTGAATTTTGTACACTACTCACAAGGGTTAGAAACTGATGCAAAAGCTGAGAGCTTCCCGGTTATTGACAAtttggatgaaaaggaagctGAGAGGATAAAAGATGAAATTACAAGGACAAAAGACTTTGGTGGCAACATGGTAAAAGCTGGAGATTTCGTAGGCGCAACAGAGGCCTACTCAAAG GCTCTATCAATGTGCCCGGGGAACCCGGAGTTTGATCAACTACGATCCATACTATTTTCAAATCGCAGTCATATGTACTTAAAACGTAATGAGGCCAAGAAAGCTCTAGAAGATGCAAAAGAG GCAGTAAAGATCCAGCCAAACTGGAGCAAGGGTTACATTCGACTGGCAAACGCGTATCGCGACTTGAACGAGCCGGTGGACTACCTTCACAACCTCTTCCAGGCCTATGTGCGTGATTCCGAGAATACTGAGTTGAGGAATCGATTCCAGTCAGAGTTCAAGAGGTACAAGAAGTGA
- a CDS encoding dimethyladenosine transferase, putative (encoded by transcript BEWA_002750A) codes for MDFPLKPHTLSTLSPTLIHNNTNIQVDYESMSKVKGEKLWIIGNLPFYITSQILFCLVDYKSSIDRAVVTAQLEVAKRIVANPGDTDYSILSVVLQLYATPKLLFTIPNYAFYPKPKVHSGVISLAFDPEKQPKCAPLILKRILKDSFGQRRKKLKTSLSQFLEQQEIESLPHPLPDMRPQQLSPNEFESLALWIEKNGNFTATPKSYKLSDNRRLRTRMGPEALEISPRIWRQEKHGE; via the coding sequence ATGGACTTTCCACTTAAACCGCATACACTATCCACTTTATCTCCAACACTCATTCATAACAACACCAACATTCAGGTAGACTACGAATCAATGTCCAAGGTAAAGGGTGAAAAGCTATGGATCATAGGAAACCTACCATTTTACATCACGAGTCAAATATTATTTTGTCTGGTGGACTATAAGTCATCCATTGATCGCGCAGTTGTTACTGCTCAGCTTGAGGTTGCCAAGAGAATTGTTGCAAACCCTGGTGATACTGACTACTCAATTTTGAGTGTTGTATTGCAATTGTATGCAACACCCAAACTATTGTTTACAATTCCAAATTATGCCTTTTATCCCAAACCAAAAGTGCATTCTGGTGTTATAAGTTTGGCATTTGACCCAGAAAAACAACCAAAATGTGCACCCTTGATATTAAAGAGGATCTTAAAGGACTCTTTTGGCCAAAGGAGAAAAAAGCTAAAGACTAGTTTATCGCAATTTTTGGAGCAACAAGAAATTgaatctcttcctcatccaCTTCCTGATATGCGACCTCAGCAACTATCACCAAATGAGTTCGAATCTCTAGCACTGTGGATTGAGAAGAATGGGAACTTCACTGCCACTCCAAAATCGTACAAATTATCGGATAATCGCAGACTTCGCACGAGAATGGGACCGGAAGCCTTGGAAATTTCCCCTAGGATATGGAGACAAGAAAAGCACGGGGAATAG